A stretch of the Candidatus Jettenia sp. AMX2 genome encodes the following:
- a CDS encoding bifunctional nuclease family protein, with translation MVLMELSKIIITETSDHQIIVLKEKEGLRSFPIVIGLHEAWAIDRAVKGITTPRPLTHDLINNIIEGLDAGIVKIIISDLRNNTFYAKIILQQNNAAIEIDSRPSDAIALAMLNNTPIFVAKKVLEEVCKPEYNL, from the coding sequence ATGGTTCTTATGGAACTCTCAAAGATTATCATAACAGAGACAAGTGATCATCAGATTATTGTCCTGAAAGAAAAGGAAGGCCTGCGCAGTTTCCCGATAGTTATTGGTCTTCACGAGGCATGGGCAATCGACAGGGCAGTAAAAGGTATAACGACACCGCGTCCGTTAACACACGACTTGATTAATAATATAATCGAAGGTCTGGATGCAGGAATAGTAAAAATCATTATCAGTGATTTGAGAAACAATACTTTTTATGCAAAAATTATATTACAGCAAAATAATGCCGCAATAGAAATCGATTCCAGACCGAGTGATGCGATTGCTCTCGCCATGTTGAATAATACTCCGATTTTTGTGGCTAAAAAGGTTCTGGAAGAAGTT
- a CDS encoding CPBP family glutamic-type intramembrane protease — MSYFPHSRNLANSFLFILPLLVFYEFGIAFLGSNIKNAADVIIKTPLILFGRNGSLVFNLVVIISLIVSLFYIEKEYKLSILIFIPMFIESVLYALFIGHILGFIVYRILSSYLLSLPFLLNFPNLLMQITLSVGAGVYEEIVFRLILITSLSYLLAMFLKIPRPASTVISVLLASLIFVFMHYVGTFGDTFTYTNFTFRLLAGIVLSVIFIFRGLGIAVYTHAIYNVFLVLRPFHI; from the coding sequence ATGTCATATTTCCCTCATTCAAGAAATCTTGCCAACAGCTTTTTGTTCATCCTGCCTCTTCTGGTTTTTTATGAGTTCGGCATTGCTTTTCTGGGATCGAATATCAAAAATGCTGCTGATGTTATCATAAAAACCCCTCTCATACTATTCGGCAGAAACGGCTCTCTGGTATTTAATCTGGTAGTTATTATTTCCCTTATCGTATCACTTTTTTACATTGAAAAGGAATATAAGCTGAGTATTCTTATTTTCATCCCGATGTTTATAGAAAGCGTGCTCTATGCTCTTTTTATTGGTCATATACTTGGTTTTATTGTGTACAGAATACTATCTTCCTATCTTCTGTCTCTGCCTTTTCTTTTGAATTTTCCAAATCTGTTGATGCAGATTACCCTTTCTGTAGGAGCCGGGGTTTATGAAGAGATTGTTTTCCGCCTTATTTTAATAACTTCATTATCTTATCTGCTTGCAATGTTTCTTAAGATACCCAGGCCTGCCAGCACCGTTATCAGTGTCCTTCTGGCATCCCTTATCTTTGTTTTCATGCATTATGTCGGAACTTTCGGGGATACCTTTACCTACACGAACTTTACGTTCCGTTTACTGGCGGGGATCGTATTGTCTGTTATTTTCATATTTCGTGGATTAGGTATTGCTGTTTATACGCATGCCATTTATAATGTATTTCTCGTGTTAAGACCTTTTCACATTTAG
- a CDS encoding flavin prenyltransferase UbiX: MENIVVGITGASGIIYAKRLLQELSLSEYSIHVAISDAAAVIARHELEIPLNGNRQDLMNLLGHVPDNIAYYHHANIGATIASGQFPVKAMIIVPCSMNTLCSIAHGISNNLIQRAASVTLKEGRKLVLVPRETPLSSIHLEAMVKLSSAGACIMPAMPAFYHKPKTLYDLVDFVVARILDSIPMQHTLVSRWHSEEFTPDYRQFVTDKKP; the protein is encoded by the coding sequence ATGGAAAATATTGTTGTTGGTATCACAGGGGCAAGCGGAATCATCTATGCCAAACGCCTCTTACAGGAACTCAGTCTGAGCGAATACAGCATCCATGTAGCAATATCGGATGCCGCTGCTGTTATCGCCAGGCATGAGTTGGAAATACCTTTGAATGGTAATCGACAAGACCTTATGAATCTTCTTGGTCATGTACCTGACAATATAGCTTATTATCATCATGCAAACATTGGAGCAACAATTGCCAGCGGTCAGTTTCCTGTCAAGGCCATGATCATTGTCCCGTGCAGCATGAATACCCTCTGTTCCATTGCGCATGGTATTTCCAACAATCTTATTCAACGTGCTGCAAGTGTAACGCTCAAAGAAGGCCGGAAGCTGGTACTGGTACCGCGTGAAACGCCATTGTCATCCATTCATTTAGAGGCGATGGTAAAGTTGTCCTCCGCAGGCGCATGCATCATGCCCGCAATGCCTGCATTTTACCATAAACCAAAAACATTATACGATCTCGTGGATTTTGTTGTAGCCAGGATTCTGGACAGTATACCTATGCAACATACCCTTGTCTCCCGGTGGCACAGTGAGGAGTTTACCCCTGATTACCGGCAATTCGTTACTGACAAAAAACCCTGA